One Cucumis sativus cultivar 9930 chromosome 1, Cucumber_9930_V3, whole genome shotgun sequence DNA segment encodes these proteins:
- the LOC101209923 gene encoding isopentenyl-diphosphate Delta-isomerase I, translated as MGVALPDAAMDAVQKRLMFEDECILVDENDCVVGHESKYNCHLMENIESKNWLHRAFSVFLFNSKYELLLQQRSATKVTFPLVWTNTCCSHPLYRESELIEEDALGARNAAQRKLLDELGIPAEDVPVDQFIPLGRMLYKAPSDGKWGEHELDYLLFIVRDVNVNPNPDEVADVKYVTKEQLKELLRKADAGEEGLKLSPWFRLVVDNFLFSWWDHVEKGTLKEAADMKTIHKLT; from the exons ATGGGAGTTGCTCTTCCTGATGCTGCCATGGACGCCGTCCAGAAGCGCCTCATGTTCGAGGACGA GTGCATTTTAGTGGATGAGAATGACTGTGTCGTTGGTCATGAATCCAAGTATAACT GTCACTTGATGGAAAATATAGAATCTAAGAACTGGCTGCATCGTGCTTTCAGCGTCTTTTTATTCAATTCCAAATATGAATTGCTTCTTCAG CAACGATCTGCAACAAAAGTGACATTTCCGCTTGTCTGGACGAACACTTGCTGCAGTCATCCGTTGTATAGAGAATCTGAACTAATTGAGGAGGATGCTCTTG GTGCAAGAAATGCTGCACAAAGGAAGCTTTTAGACGAACTCGGTATTCCAGCTGAAGACGTCCCAGTCGACCAGTTCATTCCCCTCGGTCGCATGCTATACAAGGCACCCTCGGATGGCAAATGGGGGGAGCATGAAT TGGACTACCTCCTCTTCATTGTTCGAGATGTCAATGTGAACCCGAACCCAGACGAAGTGGCAGACGTGAAATACGTGACCAAGGAGCAGTTGAAGGAGCTTCTAAGAAAAGCAGATGCTGGAGAAGAGGGGTTGAAGCTCTCCCCTTGGTTCAGGCTTGTAGTGGACAACTTTTTGTTCAGTTGGTGGGATCATGTGGAGAAGGGGACTCTCAAGGAAGCTGCTGACATGAAAACAATTCACAAGTTGacttaa
- the LOC101206366 gene encoding seipin-1: MDSDYELEEPNRQIQIRKPTDFFNKLVFLQADLIYNAMEFVIAPAYTLLSLFAESFQRAEETKHTVESAVRKSPSVVAQRVKVAARRMSYGAVAAGMMCMVMVLLLVVAMGVSGLGIRYWIEEPVDVKEKLKFDYTEARPRALFGTGNGNTMKMKKKNLGIPVGHTFYVCVVLLMPESQFNREFGVFQLSAELISTNGNVITSSSQPCMLRFRSAPVRLARTIITSFPVLVGISSEAQRLSFPILEHKEEKQERSAAIQVTISPRIGTSALPELYEADILINSKPPKMKELLRRWQWTCFVWTSMYLYLMFVVMFMFFWKPVMFRAMTLRPHQLIRDLDQDPRRREVEGDESSLDEMAEITVELLRKWQEMRRKRKAAMFGYGSGEEDVGSTSASSISCSRDYTAAVFEEDVGDSESVILEAS; this comes from the exons ATGGACTCCGACTACGAACTCGAAGAACCCAACCGCCAAATCCAAATCCGAAAACCCACCGATTTCTTCAACAAACTCGTATTCCTCCAAGCCGATTTGATCTACAACGCCATGGAGTTTGTGATCGCTCCAGCCTACACTCTCCTCTCCTTGTTCGCAGAGTCATTTCAGCGCGCAGAAGAGACGAAACACACAGTGGAGTCGGCCGTCAGAAAATCCCCGTCCGTGGTGGCGCAGCGGGTGAAGGTGGCGGCGAGAAGGATGAGCTACGGGGCTGTGGCGGCGGGGATGATGTGTATGGTGATGGTGTTGCTTCTAGTAGTGGCGATGGGGGTGAGTGGGTTGGGGATTAGGTACTGGATAGAAGAGCCAGTGGATGTTAAGGAGAAATTGAAGTTTGATTATACTGAAGCTCGGCCTAGGGCTTTGTTTGGAACGGGAAATGGAAAcacaatgaaaatgaagaagaagaatttgggGATTCCGGTTGGGCATACGTTTTATGTATGTGTGGTTCTTTTGATGCCTGAATCTCAATTCAATCGGGAGTTTGGGGTTTTTCAg TTGAGTGCAGAATTGATATCAACAAATGGAAACGTAATAACAAGTTCAAGTCAACCATGCATGCTCCGGTTCAGAAGCGCGCCGGTTCGGTTGGCTCGGACTATTATTACTAGCTTTCCCGTACTCGTAGGAATCTCAAGCGAAGCTCAAAGGCTAAGTTTCCCCATATTAGAGCACAAGGAAGAAAAGCAGGAACGAAGCGCAGCCATCCAGGTTACTATTAGTCCTCGAATTGGAACTTCAGCCCTCCCCGAGCTTTACGAAGCTGATATTCTAATAAACTCGAAACCACCGAAGATGAAAGAGTTGTTGCGCCGCTGGCAATGGACTTGCTTCGTATGGACGTCTATGTATCTATACCTGATGTTTGTAGTGATGTTTATGTTCTTTTGGAAGCCGGTTATGTTTCGTGCAATGACATTGAGGCCGCATCAGTTGATCAGAGATTTGGATCAAGATCCGAGGAGGAGAGAGGTGGAAGGGGATGAGTCGTCGTTGGATGAGATGGCAGAGATAACGGTGGAGTTGTTGAGGAAATGGCAGGAGATGAGGAGGAAGAGAAAGGCTGCCATGTTTGGGTATGGATCAGGAGAAGAAGACGTAGGTTCCACATCTGCGTCGAGCATTAGTTGTAGTAGAGACTATACAGCTGCTGTTTTCGAGGAAGATGTTGGGGATTCCGAGTCGGTGATTCTAGAAGCTTCCTAG
- the LOC101210172 gene encoding putative 4-hydroxy-4-methyl-2-oxoglutarate aldolase 2, with amino-acid sequence MALVTTAEVCDANPQLIVSGELRALEPIFQIYGRRQVFSGPVVTLKVFEDNVLIREFLEEKGNGRVLVVDGGGSKRCAILGGNPVVQAQNNGWSGIVVNGCVRDVDEINGCDIGVRALASHPMKAYKKRVGEKHVPITVAGTRIMDGEWLYADTDGILVSRTELSV; translated from the coding sequence ATGGCCTTGGTTACCACTGCAGAAGTTTGTGATGCTAATCCACAACTCATTGTAAGTGGTGAACTTCGGGCCCTTGAACCAATTTTCCAGATATATGGTCGACGCCAAGTTTTTTCAGGACCAGTGGTCACACTGAAGGTGTTTGAAGACAATGTGTTGATTCGTGAGTTCCTCGAGGAGAAGGGTAACGGCAGAGTTCTTGTGGTGGACGGGGGCGGTAGTAAGAGGTGTGCAATATTGGGTGGCAATCCTGTTGTTCAAGCTCAAAACAATGGTTGGTCTGGTATAGTTGTGAATGGATGTGTTAGAGATGTGGATGAAATAAATGGTTGCGATATTGGGGTAAGGGCTCTTGCGTCACATCCAATGAAAGCCTACAAAAAGCGGGTAGGAGAGAAGCACGTGCCGATAACTGTAGCTGGGACAAGGATCATGGATGGAGAATGGCTGTATGCAGATACTGATGGGATTCTAGTTTCACGAACAGAGTTGTCTGTTTAG